Proteins encoded by one window of Elaeis guineensis isolate ETL-2024a chromosome 12, EG11, whole genome shotgun sequence:
- the LOC105054916 gene encoding luminal-binding protein 5-like, producing the protein MGNAPLSWYSHREFSPSSYFPISPPSSTFGSFSSQDEEPVEDPVRFLREFLEYIRNKYQERARCLHRAASPFWPLDVPREAPAQGTGSRDPAEDPVFLALLQYLIEATTSVGLGYPLSRGVAHLFLRALRGDIAGVEALARFTGPYDVFSAYRIRALGRKIKLLGQQFRAVGMKWKGVLDEDEEDVGSIRPAGDADDGGRSSLGSTIGIDLGTSYSCASVYENGLPVSLLNDKGKHMTPSWVAYTDERLIGEDAENQATVNAERAIFNVKRLIGRKFEDPDVQDDKELVPYEIVNTDGEPYIKVTTEGGTRSGIFSPEDIIALIIAKIKENTERAADMTIKDAVVTVPAYFDDAQRRAVKNACDKACLNVAGIINEPTAAAIAYGRYKQEGKKNILVFHLGGGTYDVSILSIDNGAFVVLVTNGDKLGGEDFDKKIMRYFINLINERHGKDISRDNQALGKLRRKCERAKRVLSNQQEVQVEIESLCEGFDFSEPLTRNLFEELNEDLFIRIMWLVNKTMEDAGLNECQIDEVVLAGGSSRIPKIRQLLEEYFRGKRPKVEAVVDGAAADGAAIAGGILSGNVCAFTEDMLIVDVAPSTTGTGAMTTLIHRNITIPPMESPVFTTHQDQQTTDPTQVLEEASSFREDNCVLLRNKCAAAWSSTWSKWGGETPPKTGSSCSVLSTPLADSFPINALMLDLYESGTTCTCQHFADKQLSAPVYAVRNSNFLVSQLLLRFGEQLSQPVSIKGLVVTCFLLARSLVMH; encoded by the exons ATGGGCAATGCCCCTCTCAGCTGGTATTCCCACCGGGAGTTCTCTCCGTCCTCCTACTTCCCAATCTCACCGCCGTCGTCCACGTTTGGATCCTTTTCGTCCCAAGACGAGGAACCCGTCGAGGATCCCGTCCGCTTCCTTAGAGAGTTCTTGGAATACATTCGAAACAAGTACCAGGAACGAGCCAGATGCCTCCACCGCGCCGCCAGCCCTTTCTGGCCGCTCGATGTCCCTCGGGAGGCGCCGGCGCAGGGCACCGGCAGCCGTGACCCCGCCGAAGATCCCGTCTTCCTCGCTCTACTCCAGTACCTGATCGAGGCCACCACCTCGGTAGGCCTCGGCTATCCTCTGAGCAGGGGTGTCGCGCATCTGTTCCTCCGTGCTCTCCGCGGTGACATCGCGGGAGTGGAGGCCTTAGCCCGCTTTACGGGCCCCTATGATGTATTCTCTGCATACAGGATTCGTGCACTCGGCCGGAAGATAAAGCTGCTTGGCCAGCAGTTCAGAGCGGTGGGGATGAAGTGGAAGGGTGTGCTCGATGAGGACGAGGAGGATGTTGGTTCGATCAGGCCAGCTGGTGATGCCGATGATGGCGGCA GATCTTCGTTGGGATCAACCATTGGGATAGATTTAGGAACCTCATACTCATGTGCTTCTGTTTACGAGAATGGCTTGCCGGTGAGCTTGCTCAATGACAAGGGCAAGCATATGACCCCATCGTGGGTGGCCTACACCGATGAGAGGCTAATTGGCGAGGATGCGGAGAATCAGGCAACCGTGAATGCCGAAAGAGCCATTTTTAATGTCAAACGACTAATTGGAAGAAA GTTTGAGGACCCAGATGTACAGGATGACAAGGAGCTTGTTCCATACGAGATTGTTAACACGGATGGTGAGCCCTATATTAAAGTGACGACAGAGGGTGGTACGCGGTCTGGCATTTTCAGTCCCGAGGATATTATCGCACTTATTATTGCAAAAATAAAGGAGAATACTGAACGCGCAGCTGATATGACAATCAAGGATGCCGTTGTTACCGTTCCAG CTTACTTCGATGATGCTCAGCGACGAGCTGTCAAGAATGCATGCGACAAAGCTTGCTTAAATGTGGCCGGAATAATCAACGAACCAACAGCTGCTGCTATTGCGTATGGTCGATATAAACAGGAGGGTAAGAAAAACATCCTTGTTTTTCACCTTGGTGGCGGGACGTATGATGTCAGCATCTTGAGTATTGATAATGGAGCTTTTGTGGTTCTAGTGACAAATGGTGACAAGCTAGGAG GTGAGGACTTTGACAAGAAAATCATGCGCTACTTCATAAATTTGATCAATGAGAGGCATGGAAAGGACATCAGCAGAGACAATCAAGCTCTTGGGAAGTTGAGGAGGAAATGTGAAAGGGCCAAGAGAGTTTTGAGTAACCAGCAAGAAGTTCAAGTGGAGATTGAATCTCTCTGTGAGGGTTTTGATTTCTCTGAGCCACTGACACGGAACCTttttgaagagttgaatgaagatTTGTTCATCAGGATCATGTGGCTTGTTAACAAAACCATGGAAGATGCTGGACTGAACGAGTGTCAAATTGATGAAGTTGTTCTCGCAGGTGGGAGTTCCAGGATTCCTAAGATTCGGCAGCTCTTGGAGGAGTACTTTCGTGGAAAGAGGCCAAAAGTAGAGGCGGTCGTAGATGGAGCAGCTGCAGATGGTGCAGCTATAGCAGGAGGCATTCTAAGTGGGAACGTCTGTGCTTTTACTGAAG ATATGCTTATTGTGGATGTGGCACCTTCTACCACCGGAACTGGAGCAATGACCACATTGATTCACAGGAACATCACGATCCCACCCATGGAATCTCCAGTTTTCACCACTCACCAGGATCAGCAGACTACTGACCCCACTCAG GTCCTTGAGGAAGCGAGTAGTTTCAGAGAGGACAACTGTGTTCTTCTTCGTAACAAGTGTGCAGCAGCTTGG TCTTCAACCTGGTCAAAATGGGGTGGAGAAACACCACCTAAAACTGGTTCATCTTGTTCGGTCCTCTCAACACCATTAGCTGACAGCTTTCCAATAAATGCCTTAATGCTGGATCTCTACGAAAGCGGCACCACCTGTACGTGCCAGCATTTTGCTGACAAGCAGTTGTCCGCTCCAGTTTATGCTGTTAGAAACTCCAATTTTCTGGTTTCACAGTTGTTACTGCGCTTTGGTGAACAATTGAGTCAGCCTGTTTCCATAAAAGGTCTTGTAGTTACATGTTTCTTGCTTGCCAGATCATTAGTAATGCATTGA